The Henckelia pumila isolate YLH828 unplaced genomic scaffold, ASM3356847v2 CTG_461:::fragment_3, whole genome shotgun sequence genome window below encodes:
- the LOC140871949 gene encoding uncharacterized protein encodes MMKDLQRDYGVELEYHRVWAGKEMAMHDIHGTNEGSYDKLRCGCRPLIFLDGTHIKNKYKGCLLVAVSKDANDDIFTLAYAVVDAENDSNWEWFCYHLKNVLASQYIMVFHRYTFFSDRHPGLIKAIKSVFPGSYHSYCLRHLVDNFVKQVLRRYPLHNKKHWSSVLKKAAYTPLRHEFTQHIKSITDSMPLAQDFLVSSSPENWANSLFLGERWGVINNNIVESWNNWVKPARHLPIVAMVDNIRIQIMTIMQQRREKTLEMTRELSPRKEKDVSIAYGKSRTLKVLKSCGSQFEVVDGDKTFAVDLNSWQCSCRAWQIYRLPCKHACACIESKSLSVYQFCDGYFKVGMYRQAYKGIINPIPTSNMNEGYLDDGLTIYAPTTRSQPGRRRTKRIPSQVEQRVKKHKSLLNQESSSECCGKRATRSGGIL; translated from the exons ATGATGAAGGACCTTCAAAGAGATTATGGTGTAGAACTTGAGTATCATAGAGTTTGGGCAGGCAAAGAAATGGCAATGCATGATATTCATGGGACTAATGAGGGATCGTATGATAAGTTGCGATG TGGTTGTCGACCATTAATATTTTTGGATGGAACTCACATTAAGAACAAGTACAAAGGATGTTTATTAGTCGCTGTGTCCAAGGATGCAAACGATGATATTTTTACACTGGCATATGCAGTTGTGGATGCAGAAAATGATTCTAACTGGGAATGGTTTTGCTACCATTTAAAAAATGTCTTGGCATCCCAATACATCATGGTATTCCATAGGTATACTTTTTTCTCTGATCGACATCCTGGATTGATCAAGGCAATTAAATCTGTGTTCCCTGGTAGTTATCATTCTTATTGTCTGAGACATCTGGTCGATAACTTCGTCAAACAG gtgTTGCGTAGGTATCCTCTCCATAACAAAAAACATTGGTCTTCTGTCTTGAAAAAAGCAGCTTACACCCCATTAAGACATGAGTTTACTCAACATATAAAAAGTATAACTGATTCAATGCCGCTCGCCCAAGATTTTCTTGTGAGCTCATCCCCAGAAAATTGGGCCAATTCTTTGTTTTTGGGTGAGCGATGGGGTGTCATCAACAATAATATTGTTGAAAGCTGGAACAATTGGGTAAAACCTGCGCGCCATCTACCTATTGTGGCTATGGTAGATAATATACGCATTCAAATAATGACCATAATGCAGCAAAGACGAGAAAAAACATTGGAGATGACACGAGAACTAAGTCCAAGAAAGGAGAAGGATGTGTCGATTGCATATGGTAAATCTCGAACCTTAAAGGTTCTCAAGTCTTGTGGATCTCAGTTTGAGGTTGTAGATGGGGACAAAACTTTTGCAGTGGATTTAAATTCATGGCAATGTTCATGTCGAGCTTGGCAGATATATAGGCTCCCGTGCAAGCATGCTTGCGCATGTATAGAATCTAAGTCTCTATCTGTCTATCAATTCTGTGATGGATATTTTAAGGTGGGCATGTACCGCCAAGCTTACAAAGGAATCATTAATCCCATTCCAACATCTAACATGAATGAGGGATATCTCGATGACGGACTTACCATTTACGCTCCTACAACCCGTAGCCAGCCAGGACGTAGAAGGACTAAGCGAATACCTTCTCAAGTTGAACAACGTGTGAAAAA GCACAAGAGTTTACTAAACCAAGAAAGTAGCAGTGAATGTTGTGGAAAAAGAGctacaagatctggtggcattttgtga